A region of the Chloroflexota bacterium genome:
CTTGCTGAAGAGTTCCGAACGTAAAAAAGAACTTGCCCCTTATGAGGATTTTGTTCGTGATCGCCTGAAGCAGTATCCCGATACTTCTTCAGCCCAGATGCACGACTGGTTGAAGGAAAACCATGAGGGCTTCCCTAAACTTAACCCCAAGACGGTATTTAATTTTGTTCACTTCATCCGTAACAAGCACAATATCCCCAAGCTCGCAGCCCAGCGCCAGATGGCTGTAGTAGAAGAGCTGCCTTATGGGAAGCAGGCCCAGGTAGACTTCGGGGAATATATCATGCGCAGTTCAACGGGCAGCCGTGTGAAAGTATTTTTCTTCATCATGGTCTTGTCCCGCTCGCGCTATAAATATGTTTGGTTTACCGATCGTTACTTTACCAGTGAGCTCGCCATCGAGGCCCATGAACTGGCCTTTGCTTTCATCCGTGGTGTTCCCGATGAGATCGTCTACGACCAGGACAAGGTATTTATCGTCAGTGAAAACAGCGGCGACATTATCCTGACGGAACTGTTCCGTAACTACACCCGCCATCAATCTTTTACACTCCACTTCTGCCGCAAAGCTGATCCACAGAGTAAGGGGAAAGTTGAAAACGTGGTCAAGTACGTCAAACAAAACTTCCTCTACAACCGCACTTTCTACAACATTGAAACGCTCAACGATGATGCCTTGGGATGGCTCGGGCGTACCGCAAATGCTGTTCCCCACAGCTTCACCAAAAAAGATCCCATCACGGAATGGCATATCGAACAGGGTTTTTTAAAACCTTATGCAGCCCAGCCCCGGCCCAATTCCCCGCTGTCCTACACCGTGCGAAAAGATAACACCATCTCCTGGAAAGGAAATTTGTACTCTCTTCCCTTGGGCACTTACACTGGCCGGGGCTCTCAGGTGAGCGTGCAAATCCAACAGGGGGAGCTCGTCTTCCTGCAGGCAGAGGGAAAGGAATTATGCCGTCACAAGATCTCTACCGGCAAAGGCCTTAAAATCATTAACTCAGATCATAAACGGGACAAGACATCGGCCATCGGGGAAATGATCGATCAACTGTGTGCCTTGCTCCAGGATCCACAAACAGGAAAAGATTGGCTCGCGACCATCCGCACGGCTAAACCACGCTATGCCCGCGACCAGCTCCTCCTGGTCCGGCAAGCCATCGGGGCCACGGACCCTACGCTGATCGAAAGGACTGTCCGCTATTGCCTGGACAATCACATCACCCGGGCCGTGGACTTTAAAGCCATCTTGCTCCAACAACAGCTTCCACCAGTTAAACAGAAAAAAGTTATCCCTTTAAATCCATTAAGCGGGATACCCTGGGCGTCAACCCAGGAGCCAGAGAAAAGTTCGGTCCAGGATTATGAGGACATCATTAAAAAACTGACGAGCTAAAGGTTGCCGTCCCCGGGAAAAGTTAAAAGCTGACCGCACACAAGAAGGGGTTTCATCAAAACGTGGCGCTTTTGACTTTTATCGGGGATGAAACAAGCCAAGCTTCTAACCTCATTAAAAGAGGATCCTTACCCTTGGCGCGTTCAGCATTCCACTTGGGTCAAAAAAATAAATTAAACCAATAAACAATGAACAACACAGAACAAATCCAACAGTACTGCCGGCAATA
Encoded here:
- a CDS encoding transposase — encoded protein: LLKSSERKKELAPYEDFVRDRLKQYPDTSSAQMHDWLKENHEGFPKLNPKTVFNFVHFIRNKHNIPKLAAQRQMAVVEELPYGKQAQVDFGEYIMRSSTGSRVKVFFFIMVLSRSRYKYVWFTDRYFTSELAIEAHELAFAFIRGVPDEIVYDQDKVFIVSENSGDIILTELFRNYTRHQSFTLHFCRKADPQSKGKVENVVKYVKQNFLYNRTFYNIETLNDDALGWLGRTANAVPHSFTKKDPITEWHIEQGFLKPYAAQPRPNSPLSYTVRKDNTISWKGNLYSLPLGTYTGRGSQVSVQIQQGELVFLQAEGKELCRHKISTGKGLKIINSDHKRDKTSAIGEMIDQLCALLQDPQTGKDWLATIRTAKPRYARDQLLLVRQAIGATDPTLIERTVRYCLDNHITRAVDFKAILLQQQLPPVKQKKVIPLNPLSGIPWASTQEPEKSSVQDYEDIIKKLTS